A window of Cryptomeria japonica chromosome 3, Sugi_1.0, whole genome shotgun sequence contains these coding sequences:
- the LOC131873961 gene encoding pentatricopeptide repeat-containing protein At2g33760-like, whose translation MNVKCGSIHKAYELFDKMTQRSVVSWTAMIVAYEQNSLVENSLEIFKKMQLADVELNSATFSSILPACTKMGALDEGMEIHRKVFEDGFSSDVIVVTALIDMYAKCGNLQKAHELFDGIPQQDVVSWTAIVAGYAQNGFVDKALEIFKHMQFSSPNSTTSASVPLRQY comes from the coding sequence ATgaatgtaaaatgtggaagcatacacaaGGCATACGAGTTGTTTGACAAAATGACTCAACGAagtgttgtctcatggactgctaTGATTGTTGCATATGAACAAAATAGCCTTGTGGAAAACTCTTTAGAGATTTTTAAGAAAATGCAGTTGGCAGATGTAGAGCTCAACTCagcaaccttttccagcatcctccctgcgtgcACCAAAATGGGAGCCTTGGACGAGGGTATGGAAATCCATCGAAAAGTATTTGAAGATGGATTTTCTTCAGATGTTATAGTTGTGACAGCcttgatagacatgtatgcaaaatgtggaaatctACAGAAGGCACATGAATTGTTTGACGGTATACCTCAACAAGATGTGGTTTCATGGACTGCAATTGTCGCTGGATATGCACAGAATGGGTTTGTTGATAAAGCTTTGGAGATATTCAAGCATATGCAATTTTCAAGTCCAAATTCAACAACTTCTGCCAGCGTTCCTCTACGCCAGTACTAA